Proteins encoded by one window of Glycine soja cultivar W05 chromosome 15, ASM419377v2, whole genome shotgun sequence:
- the LOC114385706 gene encoding pyrophosphate--fructose 6-phosphate 1-phosphotransferase subunit beta-like produces MAPTTTVPIGTLPSGSVTGRLASVYSEVQKTRVDHALPLPSVLKHPFTILDGPPSSAAGNPDEIAKLFPHLFGQPSAALAPSGAVQTQKKLKIGVVLSGGQAPGGHNVISGIFDYLQERAPGSTLYGFKGGPAGIMKCKYVELTSEYIYPYRNQGGFDMICSGRDKIETPEQFKQAEETAKKLDLDGLVVIGGDDSNTNACLLAENFRSKNLKTSVIGCPKTIDGDLKCKEVPTSFGFDTACKIYSEMIGNVMIDARSTGKYYHFVRLMGRAASHITLECALQTHPNITIIGEEVAAKKLTLKNVTDYIVDVVCKRAEINYNYGVILIPEGLIDFIPEVQHLIAELNEILAHDTVDEGGLWKKKLTDQSLKLFDFLPQAIQEQLMLERDPHGNVQVAKIETEKMLIQMVETELEKRKQEGKYNGEFKGQSHFFGYEGRCGLPTNFDATYCYALGYGAGALLHSGKTGLISSVANLCAPVEEWTVGGTALTSLMDVERRHGKFKPVIKKAMVELEGAPFKKFASLRDEWALKNCYISPGPIQFSGPGSEVINHTLLLELEALA; encoded by the exons ATGGCACCTACTACCACCGTACCTATTGGTACCCTCCCCTCCGGTTCCGTCACCGGACGCTTAGCCTCCGTCTACAGTGAGGTCCAAAAGACGCGCGTGGACCACGCGCTCCCTCTCCCCTCCGTCCTCAAGCATCCCTTCACCATTCTCGACGGTCCTCCAAGCTCCGCCGCCGGAAATCCAG ACGAGATCGCGAAGCTGTTTCCGCATTTGTTCGGACAACCTTCCGCGGCATTGGCGCCGAGCGGTGCGGTGCAGACGCAGAAGAAGTTGAAGATTGGCGTGGTTCTGTCCGGAGGCCAGGCTCCCGGAGGTCACAATGTCATTTCTGGAATATTCG ATTACCTGCAAGAGCGCGCACCAGGAAGCACGTTGTACGGTTTCAAAGGTGGACCTGCTGGCATTATGAAGTGCAAATACGTTGAACTCACTTCTGAATATATTTATCCTTATAGAAATCAG GGTGGCTTTGACATGATTTGCAGTGGGAGGGACAAGATTGAAACTCCAGAGCAG TTTAAGCAAGCGGAAGAAACAGCTAAGAAGCTAGACTTGGATGGGCTCGTTGTTATTGGTGGTGATGACTCAAACACCAATGCATGCCTCCTTGCTGAGAACTTCAG gagcaaaaatttaaaaacaagtgTAATTGGATGCCCTAAAACCATTGATGGTGATTTAAAATGCAAAGAAGTTCCCACAAGTTTTGGGTTTGATACTGCTTGCAAG ATATATTCTGAAATGATTGGAAATGTTATGATAGATGCCCGATCAACTGGAAAATATTACCATT TTGTGCGGCTTATGGGGCGTGCAGCTTCACACATTACGCTGGAATGTGCCTTACAAACTCATCCAAACATTACTATTATTGGAGAAGAG GTTGCTGCAAAAAAGCTGACGTTGAAAAATGTCACAGACTATATCGTAGATGTTGTTTGTAAAAGAGCtgaaattaattacaattatgGTGTTATTCTTATCCCCGAAGGTCTAATTGATTTCATACCTGAG GTCCAGCATCTCATTGCAGAACTAAATGAAATTCTTGCCCATGATACCGTGGATGAGGGTGGGTTATGGAAGAAGAAACTCACTGATCAATCGTTGAAGCTTTTTGACTTTTTACCTCAAGCAATTCAAGAGCAATTGATGCTTGAAAGAGATCCACATGGAAATGTTCAG GTTGCCAAGATAGAAACAGAGAAAATGCTTATTCAAATGGTTGAAACTGAGTTGGAGAAGAGAAAGCAAGAAGGCAAATACAATGGCGAATTTAAAGGGCAATCCCACTTTTTTGG TTATGAAGGGAGGTGTGGCTTGCCTACTAATTTTGATGCTACTTATTGCTATGCTCTGGGTTATGGTGCTGGAGCCCTCCTTCATAGTGGGAAGACTGGATTAATATCATCA GTTGCCAATTTATGTGCTCCGGTAGAAGAATGGACTGTTGGTGGAACTGCACTCACCTCACTGATGGATGTGGAGAGGAGGCATG GTAAATTCAAGCCTGTGATCAAGAAGGCAATGGTGGAACTTGAAG GGGCACCCTTCAAAAAGTTTGCCTCCTTGCGGGATGAATGGGCCCTGAAGAATTGCTACATCAGTCCAG GTCCAATTCAATTCTCTGGCCCAGGATCTGAAGTAATTAATCACACTCTACTCTTGGAGCTTGAAGCACTAGCTTAG